ATGCCGTACCAACCTGCCTAACGTATGGGCAATCGGCGACGTGGTTCGTGGCCCGATGTTGGCACACAAAGCCAGCGACGAAGGTGTTGCCGTTGCCGAGCGCATTGCCGGTCAAAAACCGCATATCGATTTCAACAACGTACCGTTTGTTATTTACACCGATCCTGAAATCGCTTGGGTGGGTAAAACCGAAGAGCAGCTCAAAGCCGAAGGCGTGGAGTACAAAAAAGGTACTTCAGGTTTCGGTGCAAACGGTCGCGCATTGGCCATGGGCAAAGCCAAAGGTACGGTTAAAGTGTTGGCAGATGCCAAAACCGACCGCATCTTGGGCGTACACATGATCGGCCCGGTTGTCAGCGAATTGGTTACCGAAGGCGTGACTGCGCTCGAATTCTTCGCCAGCAGCGAAGACATCGCCCGCATTATCCATGCCCACCCAACCTTGTCCGAAGTGGTTCACGAAGCTGCATTGGCGGCCGACAAACGCGCTTTGCACGGTTGATAGACATTAAGGCCGTCTGAAACTTTTCAGACGGCCTTAAGGCCTTCGACAAATTGAATGTTCCGAGAGCTTCGTTTTCTGATTTATAATTCCGTCAGACAAACAAACAGCATTTACATTCATTATGAACAAAGAAATAGTCGGTATTTTCTTTATACCGATGGGCATCATCAGCATGTGTATGGCCGCATTGTGGCAGATGTATGTGATGATGACCGAAACTTATACGCTCAACCGTTTCAAAGATAAAGAATTGGTTTGGCGCGTGGCATTGTTGTTTATCAGTTTCAGCCTTGCCGTTTATCTGCTCTGCCCGAATTCGCGTAAAAAAGGCATCGTCTTTTTTATTCTCGGGGGAGGCGGTGCAACCATGTATCTGCTGGCGCGGATGTGGTTGCCCTTCAGTAAATAGTAGGGCCGTCTGAAAATATGGGATTGGCCGCAGGGCGATTCCTAAAACCCACTCACCTTAAGGAGAAATCCATGAATTTACACGAGTATCAGGCTAAAGAACTGCTGGCTAGCTACGGTTTGCCCGTACAAGGCGGTATTTTGGCACACAACGGCGAAGAAGCCGCTGCAGCTTACGACAAATTGGGCGGCAAATTCGCTGTTGTCAAAGCACAAGTACACGCCGGCGGCCGCGGTAAAGCGGGCGGCGTAAAAGTCGTTAAAAGCCGCGAAGAAGCTAAAGAAGTGGCTGAAAGCCTGATTGGCACCAACTTGGTAACTTACCAAACCGATGCCAACGGCCAACCTGTCAACAGCGTTTTGGTTTGCGAAGACATGTATCCTGTTCAAACCGAGCTGTACTTGGGCGCAGTGGTTGACCGTTCTACCCGCCGCGTTACATTCATGGCTTCTACCGAAGGTGGCGTGGAAATCGAAAAAGTTGCTGCCGAAACTCCAGAAAAAATCTTCAAAGTAACCGTTGATCCGCTGGTCGGCCTGCAACCTTGCCAAGCTCGTGAAGTTGCCTTCCAACTGGGCTTGAAAGACAAACAAATCAACGAGTTCGTCAAACTGATGACCGGCGCGTACAAAGCGTTTATCGAAAACGACTTCGCCCTGTTTGAAGTAAACCCATTGGCAGTCCGTGAAAACGGCGACTTGGCCTGTGTGGACGGCAAAATCGGTATCGACAGCAACGCGCTCTACCGTCTGCCGAAAATTGCCGCTTTGCGCGACAAATCTCAAGAAAACGAACGTGAGCTGAAAGCTTCCGAATTCGACCTGAACTATGTTGCCCTGGAAGGTAACATCGGCTGTATGGTGAACGGTGCCGGTTTGGCGATGGCCACTATGGACATCATCAAACTGAAAGGTGGCCAACCTGCCAACTTCTTGGACGTTGGCGGCGGCGCAACCAAAGACCGCGTGGTTGAAGCGTTCAAACTGATTTTGGAAGACAAATCCGTTAAAGGCGTATTGATCAACATCTTCGGCGGTATCGTACGTTGCGACATGATTGCGGAAGCCATCGTGGCAGCCGTTAAAGAAATCAACGTCAACGTTCCTGTCGTTGTTCGTTTGGAAGGTAACAACGCCGAACTCGGCGCGAAAATCCTGAACGAATCAGGTCTGAAACTGACTTCTGCAGACGGCCTGAATGACGCAGCCGAAAAAATTGTTGCAGCCGTAAACGCCTAAGGAGAAAAGAATGAGCGTATTGATTAATAAAGACACCAAAGTATTGGTTCAAGGTTTCACCGGTAAAAACGGTACTTTCCACTCCGAACAAGCTCTGGCTTACGGCACTAAAGTTGTTGGCGGCGTTACCCCAGGCAAAGGCGGTCAAACCCACCTGAACCTGCCCGTGTTCAACACCATGAAAGAAGCCGTTAAAGAAAC
Above is a genomic segment from Neisseria subflava containing:
- the sucC gene encoding ADP-forming succinate--CoA ligase subunit beta, which gives rise to MNLHEYQAKELLASYGLPVQGGILAHNGEEAAAAYDKLGGKFAVVKAQVHAGGRGKAGGVKVVKSREEAKEVAESLIGTNLVTYQTDANGQPVNSVLVCEDMYPVQTELYLGAVVDRSTRRVTFMASTEGGVEIEKVAAETPEKIFKVTVDPLVGLQPCQAREVAFQLGLKDKQINEFVKLMTGAYKAFIENDFALFEVNPLAVRENGDLACVDGKIGIDSNALYRLPKIAALRDKSQENERELKASEFDLNYVALEGNIGCMVNGAGLAMATMDIIKLKGGQPANFLDVGGGATKDRVVEAFKLILEDKSVKGVLINIFGGIVRCDMIAEAIVAAVKEINVNVPVVVRLEGNNAELGAKILNESGLKLTSADGLNDAAEKIVAAVNA